In the Ctenopharyngodon idella isolate HZGC_01 chromosome 4, HZGC01, whole genome shotgun sequence genome, one interval contains:
- the flncb gene encoding filamin-C isoform X8 gives MMSNNTYYDQQLPPQYYQGTDNGEDGDEEMPATEKDLAEDAPWKKIQQNTFTRWCNEHLKCVNKKINDLQKDLSDGLKLIGLLEVLSQKKMYRKYHSRPNFRQMKLENVSVALEFLEREHIKLVSIDSKAIVDGNLKLILGLIWTLILHYSISMPMWEDEDDEDARKLTPKQRLLGWIQNKVPQLPINNFHRDWRDGKALGALVDNCAPGLCPDWETWDPSQPVENAREAMQQADDWLGVPQVIAPEEIVDPNVDEHSVMTYLSQFPKAKLKPGAPLRSKTLHPKRAKAYGPGIEPRGNVVLRPAEFVVETVEAGLGEVLVYIEDPEGHTEEARVIPNNDRNRSYSVVYVPKVEGLHKVKVLFAGQDIDRSPFLVNVSKALGDPNKVQARGPGLEAVGNVANKPTYFDIYTAGAGAGDVGVIIVDSQGRRDTVEIILENKGDSVFRCTYGPILEGPHTIYVTFAGQQIPRSPFTVHISEAPSSGRQIGSPVHIIPQSIRTPPSEKAKKVPPPTPPKPRRPTSNPNACRAIGRGLQPKGVRVKEVADFKVYTKGAGSGELRVQVKGPRGGDEPVKVQELGDGVYECDYYPIFPGKYIITITWGGHAIPRSPFEVIISEDAGPQKVRAWGPGLETGMVGKSADFVVEAIGTEVGTLGFSIEGPSQAKIECDDKGDGSCDVLYWPTEPGDYAVHVICDDEDIKDSPFMAHILPAASDVIPEKVKCYGPGLEPTGCIVNKPAEFTIDASGAGRGHLQIYAQDSEGFPIDIQITDNGDSTYFCVYIPTKPIKHTIIITWGEVNVPNSPFRVTIGEGSHPENVKVHGPGVEKTGLKANEPTYFTVDCSEAGQGDVSIGIKCAPGVVGPAEADIDFDIIKNDNDTFTVKYTPPGAGRYTIMVLFADQEIPISPFRIKVDPSHDANKVKAEGPGLNKTGVEVGKPTHFTIYTKGAGKATPEVHFTAAGKGEAVSDFEIIDNHDYSFTVRYTALQQGNMSISVCHGGDPIPKSPFTITVAPPLDLNKVKVQGLNTKVDVGKDEEFTINTRGAGGQGKVDVKITSPSRRPIPCKVESGASNEVHTVKYIPPEEGPYKVDISYDGNPVPGSPFTVEGVMPPDPSKVRAYGPGLKEGIVGKPAPFAIDTKGAGTGGLGLTVEGPCEAKIECQDNGDGSCSVSYLPTEPGEYSINILFADAHIPGSPFKAMVQSVFDPSKVTASGPGLERGKVNEAASFTVDCSKAGEAELTIEIISDSGTQAEVHVQNNSDGTYSITYIPPFHGMYTITIKYGGHAVPKFPARVQVDPALDTSGIKVYGPGVEPRGVLREVTTHFFVDTRVHNKMGGSHIKVRIVNPSGATTDAYITDKADGTYRVEYTAYEDGVHLIEVLYDDVPVPKSPFRVAVTEGCDPSRVRAYGPGLEEGLVNKPNRFTVETRGAGTGGLGLAIEGPSEAKMSCKDNKDGSCSVEYIPFTPGEYDVNITFGGLPIPGSPFRVPVRELVDPSKVKCSGPGLGSGVRAHVPQTFTVDCSKAGLAPLEVLLYGPTGMTEPVNITDNGDGTHTVVYTPAKDGPYTVCVKYADQEVPRSPFKIKVLPAHDASKVRASGPGLNASGVPASLPVEFTIDARDAGEGLLTVQILDPEGKPKKANIRDNRDGTYTVSYVPDMTGRYTITIKYGGDEIPYSPYRIHALPSGDASKCHVTVSIGGHGLGSGLGPTIQIGEETVITVDAKAAGKGKVTCKVSTPDGAELDVDVVENADGTFDIYYTAPEPGKYVITIRFGGEHIPNSPFHVVASDTIPIIEEPCDKLQLQQPYAPYKGYTPHWATEEPITAVDAMEPMLRPFNLVIPFTVQKGEITGEVRMPSGKTARPNITDNKDGTVTVKYAPTEKGLHEMDIKYDGNHIPGSPLQFYVDAINSGHVNAYGPGLSHGMVNKPATFTIVTKDAGEGGLSLAVEGPSKAEISCKDNKDGTCTVSYLPTAPGDYNIIVKFDDKHIAGSPFTAKITGDDSMRTSQLNVGTATDVSLKITETDLSSLTASIRAPSGNEEPCLLKRLPNRHIGISFTPKEVGEHVVSVKKNGKHVTNSPFKIMVGQSEIGDASKVKVFGKGLIEGHTFEVAEFIVDTRSAGYGGLGLSIEGPSKVDINCSDVEDGTCKVTYCPTEPGTYIINIKFADQHVPGSPFTVKVLGEGRMKESITRKRQAPSIATVGSTCDLNLKIPGESGTQEMTAQVTSPSGNTDDAEIVEGEDSAYSVRFVPQEMGPHTVNVKYRGQHVPGSPFQFTVGPLGEGGAHKVRAGGTGLDRGVAGVPAEFSIWTREAGAGGLSIAVEGPSKAEISFEDRKDGSCGVAYVVQEPGDYEVSIKFNDEHIPDSPFIVPIASLSDDARLLTISSLQQEMGLKVNQEASFAVQLNGARGAIDAKVHTPSGAVEECYITELDNDKHAIRFIPRENGVHSIDVRFNGSHIPGSPFKIRVGEPGQAGDPGMVTAFGPGLEGGTTGVPSDFIVNTCNAGSGALSVTIDGPSKVKMDCQECPEGYKVTYTPMAPGSYLISIKYGGPQHIVGSPFKAKVSGARLSGGHSLHETSSVLVETVTKSSSVAGSFSTLPKFSSDASKVVSRGAGLSKAFIGQKNTFTVDCSKAGTNMLMVGVHGPKTPCEEVYVKHMGNRMYNVTYTVKEKGDYILIVKWGEEMVPGSPFHVTVP, from the exons ATAGTAAAGCTATAGTGGATGGCAACCTAAAACTGATCCTGGGGCTGATATGGACCCTTATCCTGCACTACTCCATTTCCATGCCCATGTGGGAGGATGAGGACGATGAAGATGCCAGGAAGCTGACACCAAAACAGCGCCTTCTGGGCTGGATCCAGAACAAGGTCCCCCAGTTGCCCATCAACAACTTCCACAGGGACTGGAGAGATGGCAAAGCCCTCGGTGCCCTGGTGGATAATTGCGCCCCTG GCCTGTGTCCGGACTGGGAGACATGGGACCCGAGTCAGCCAGTGGAGAATGCGAGAGAAGCCATGCAGCAAGCCGACGATTGGCTCGGTGTGCCTCAG GTGATTGCTCCAGAGGAGATTGTGGATCCCAATGTGGACGAGCACTCAGTGATGACCTACCTGTCTCAGTTCCCCAAAGCCAAACTCAAACCTGGTGCCCCACTGCGATCTAAAACTTTGCACCCCAAGAGAGCCAAGGCCTATGGGCCAG GTATTGAGCCCAGAGGCAACGTTGTGTTGAGACCAGCTGAATTTGTCGTGGAGACTGTGGAAGCGGGACTTGGAGAGGTGTTGGTGTACATTGAGGATCCAGAGGGCCACACAGAAGAG GCTAGAGTAATTCCCAACAATGACAGGAACAGGAGCTACTCTGTGGTCTATGTTCCAAAAGTGGAGGGTCTGCATAAG GTGAAGGTGTTGTTTGCTGGACAGGACATTGACAGGAGCCCTTTCCTGGTAAATGTGTCTAAAGCATTGGGAGATCCGAACAAGGTGCAGGCCCGTGGGCCAGGTTTGGAAGCGGTGGGCAATGTGGCCAATAAACCCACGTATTTTGACATCTACACAGCAG GTGCCGGAGCAGGCGATGTTGGCGTGATCATTGTGGACTCTCAGGGTCGGAGAGACACAGTGGAGATCATTCTGGAAAACAAGGGGGATAGTGTTTTCCGCTGCACCTACGGCCCTATTCTGGAGGGCCCTCACACTATATATGTAACATTCGCTGGCCAACAAATACCCAGAAGTCCTTTCACTGTTCACATCTCAGAGG CTCCTTCGAGCGGCCGGCAGATCGGCTCACCGGTTCACATAATCCCTCAGTCTATACGCACGCCGCCCTCAGAAAAGGCCAAGAAAGTGCCTCCCCCAACACCACCCAAACCCAGGCGACCAA CGAGTAACCCGAATGCTTGTCGGGCCATTGGTCGTGGCTTGCAGCCCAAGGGTGTACGTGTGAAGGAGGTGGCTGACTTTAAGGTGTACACGAAGGGAGCAGGCAGTGGAGAACTACGTGTTCAAGTCAAAGGGCCAA gAGGTGGCGATGAGCCTGTGAAGGTGCAAGAACTGGGAGACGGAGTGTATGAATGTGATTACTACCCCATTTTCCCTGGAAAATACATCATCACGATTACTTGGGGTGGCCATGCCATTCCCCGCAG CCCATTTGAGGTGATCATAAGTGAAGATGCAGGTCCTCAGAAAGTGAGGGCATGGGGTCCAGGCCTGGAGACGGGCATGGTGGGCAAGTCAGCTGACTTTGTGGTCGAGGCCATTGGCACAGAGGTTGGAACTCTGG GTTTCTCCATCGAAGGCCCCTCGCAGGCTAAGATAGAGTGTGATGACAAGGGTGATGGATCTTGTGATGTTTTGTACTGGCCCACCGAGCCAGGTGACTATGCGGTCCATGTCATCTGTGATGATGAAGATATCAAAGACAGCCCCTTTATGGCCCACATCCTCCCTGCAGCTAGTGATGTCATCCCTGAAAAG GTTAAGTGTTACGGCCCCGGGCTGGAGCCAACCGGGTGCATCGTTAACAAACCTGCTGAGTTTACAATTGATGCCAGTGGAGCTGGAAGAGGACATCTACAGATTTACGCTCAG GACTCAGAAGGCTTCCCCATCGATATCCAGATCACAGATAATGGTGACAGCACATATTTCTGCGTCTACATACCCACCAAGCCCATCAAACACACTATCATCATCACCTGGGGAGAGGTCAATGTTCCCAACAGTCCGTTCAGG GTGACCATTGGAGAAGGCAGTCACCCAGAGAACGTGAAGGTTCATGGACCAGGAGTGGAGAAGACTGGCTTGAAGGCCAACGAACCCACATACTTTACTGTGGACTGCAGTGAGGCCGGACAAG GAGATGTTAGCATTGGGATTAAGTGCGCTCCTGGCGTGGTGGGACCTGCCGAAGCAGACATTGATTTCGacataattaaaaatgacaatgacACTTTCACAGTAAAGTATACACCCCCTGGAGCCGGACGCTACACCATCATGGTGCTTTTTGCAGATCAG GAAATTCCCATCAGCCCCTTCCGTATCAAAGTCGATCCATCCCATGATGCTAATAAGGTGAAAGCAGAAGGTCCTGGGCTCAACAAGACAG GTGTGGAAGTGGGCAAGCCGACTCACTTCACAATCTATACTAAAGGAGCAGGCAAGGCCACACCTGAGGTTCACTTCACCGCAGCTGGGAAAGGAGAAGCCGTCAGTGACTTTGAGATCATTGATAACCACGACTATTCTTTCACTGTGCGCTACACTGCGTTACAGCAG GGTAACATGAGCATATCTGTGTGCCATGGTGGTGACCCCATCCCCAAAAGCCCGTTTACCATCACTGTTGCTCCTCCTTTGGATCTCAACAAGGTCAAAGTTCAAGGACTCAACACCA AAGTGGATGTAGGGAAAGATGAGGAGTTTACCATTAATACACGTGGCGCGGGAGGTCAAGGAAAGGTAGACGTCAAGATTACCTCACCCTCCCGCCGACCAATCCCATGCAAGGTGGAATCTGGAGCGTCCAATGAGGTGCACACAGTTAAGTACATTCCACCGGAAGAGGGGCCTTACAAAGTGGACATCAGCTATGATGGAAACCCCGTGCCGGGAAGTCCTTTCACGGTGGAGGGGGTGATGCCTCCAGATCCCTCAAAG GTGCGAGCCTATGGCCCTGGCCTGAAGGAAGGCATTGTGGGTAAGCCCGCTCCATTTGCCATCGACACCAAAGGCGCAGGTACAGGGGGTCTCGGGCTGACTGTGGAGGGCCCGTGTGAAGCAAAGATTGAGTGCCAGGACAATGGAGATGGATCTTGCTCTGTGTCCTATCTGCCCACTGAGCCTGGAGAATATTCCATCAACATCCTGTTTGCTGATGCACACATCCCTGGTTCCCCTTTCAAAGCCATGGTGCAGTCCGTCTTCGACCCCAGCAAGGTTACCGCTAGTGGACCAGGGTTGGAGAGAGGAAAGGTCAACGAAGCAGCGTCGTTCACAGTGGACTGCTCTAAAGCAGGGGAGGCAGAATTGACCATCGAGATAATTTCAGATTCAGGAACGCAGGCAGAGGTTCATGTCCAGAATAACAGCGATGGAACATATTCTATCACCTACATCCCTCCTTTCCACGGAATGTACACCATCACGATTAAATACGGAGGACATGCAGTACCTAAGTTCCCTGCAAGGGTGCAAGTGGATCCTGCTCTTGATACCAGTGGAATCAAGGTCTACGGTCCAGGAGTTGAGCCCAGAG GGGTACTCCGAGAGGTCACTACACACTTTTTTGTTGACACTCGGGTTCACAACAAGATGGGTGGAAGCCACATCAAAGTTCGTATTGTTAACCCATCAGGTGCCACAACTGATGCGTACATCACTGACAAAGCAGATGGCACTTACAGAGTAGAATATACCGCATATGAGGATG GTGTGCATCTTATAGAAGTGCTATATGATGACGTACCTGTCCCCAAGAGCCCGTTTAGGGTGGCGGTGACCGAAGGTTGTGATCCCAGCCGTGTACGTGCCTACGGTCCCGGTCTGGAAGAGGGTCTGGTCAACAAACCCAACCGGTTCACTGTGGAGACCAG GGGTGCTGGCACAGGTGGTCTTGGATTGGCCATTGAGGGTCCATCAGAAGCTAAGATGTCTTGCAAAGATAACAAAGATGGCAGCTGTAGTGTGGAGTATATTCCTTTCACTCCTGGAGAATATGATGTCAACATCACTTTCGGAGGCTTGCCTATCCCAG GTAGCCCATTCAGGGTGCCTGTGAGGGAGCTGGTGGACCCCAGTAAGGTGAAGTGTTCTGGTCCTGGTCTGGGCAGTGGAGTAAGAGCCCACGTCCCTCAGACCTTCACCGTGGACTGCAGCAAGGCTGGACTCGCCCCACTGGAGGTGCTGCTGTATGGACCTACAG GGATGACAGAGCCGGTAAATATCACAGACAACGGTGATGGCACACACACGGTGGTCTACACTCCTGCTAAAGATGGACCTTACACTGTCTGTGTCAAATATGCAGACCAAGAAGTGCCACGCAG TCCATTTAAGATCAAGGTGTTGCCTGCTCATGATGCCAGTAAAGTCCGTGCCAGCGGTCCCGGCCTAAACGCTTCCGGGGTGCCAGCCAGCTTGCCGGTGGAGTTCACCATTGATGCCCGTGACGCAGGGGAGGGTCTTCTCACCGTACAGATACTG GATCCAGAAGGAAAGCCAAAGAAAGCCAATATTCGGGATAACAGAGATGGAACGTACACCGTATCCTACGTCCCAGATATGACAGGGCGCTACACTATTACAATCAAATATGGCGGGGACGAGATTCCATACTCCCCCTACCGCATCCATGCGCTGCCCAGTGGAGATGCCAGCAAATGCCATGTGACAG TGTCGATTGGGGGACACGGACTGG GCTCAGGGCTCGGACCCACCATTCAAATTGGCGAGGAGACCGTTATCACTGTGGATGCAAAGGCTGCTGGGAAGGGGAAGGTCACCTGCAAAGTATCAACTCCAGATGGTGCGGAGCTAGATGTGGATGTAGTGGAGAATGCGGACGGAACATTTGATATCTACTATACAGCTCCAGAACCTGGGAAATATGTAATCACCATTCGCTTTGGAGGAGAGCACATTCCCAACAGTCCCTTCCATGTGGTG GCATCTGATACCATCCCTATAATTGAGGAACCGTGTGATAAACTGCAGTTACAGCAGCCCTACGCCCCCTACAAGGGCTACACCCCTCACTGG GCCACGGAGGAACCAATCACTGCTGTGGATGCCATGGAGCCAATGCTCCGCCCGTTCAATCTCGTCATTCCATTTACTGTGCAAAAGGGGGAGATTACAG GTGAGGTACGTATGCCTTCTGGTAAGACCGCCCGTCCCAACATCACTGATAACAAGGACGGGACGGTGACAGTCAAATACGCCCCCACCGAGAAGGGCCTGCACGAGATGGACATCAAATATGATGGGAATCACATACCAG GAAGTCCACTGCAGTTCTATGTGGATGCCATCAACAGCGGGCATGTGAATGCATATGGCCCTGGTCTGAGTCACGGCATGGTCAACAAACCTGCCACCTTCACAATTGTCACTAAGGACGCTGGAGAAG GAGGTCTGTCTTTGGCAGTGGAGGGCCCCTCTAAGGCAGAGATCAGCTGTAAGGATAATAAAGATGGCACCTGCACTGTGTCCTACCTGCCAACGGCCCCAGGAGACTACAACATAATTGTCAAGTTTGATGACAAGCACATTGCTGGAAGCCCCTTTACAGCCAAGATCACAG GCGATGACTCCATGAGGACTTCTCAGCTGAACGTTGGCACGGCCACAGACGTGTCTCTGAAGATCACAGAGACGGACCTGAGCTCCCTGACCGCGAGTATCAGAGCCCCATCTGGCAATGAGGAGCCCTGCCTGCTGAAGAGACTGCCAAACCGCCACATCG GAATATCCTTCACTCCTAAAGAGGTCGGTGAGCATGTGGTCAGCGTGAAGAAGAATGGAAAACATGTGACCAACAGCCCATTCAAGATCATGGTGGGCCAGTCTGAGATTGGTGATGCCAGTAAAGTGAAGGTGTTTGGAAAAGGTCTGATCGAAGGACACACCTTTGAAGTGGCTGAGTTCATCGTGGACACCAGAAGTGCAG GTTATGGAGGTCTGGGTCTGTCGATCGAGGGGCCAAGCAAAGTTGACATTAATTGTTCGGATGTGGAAGACGGAACATGCAAAGTGACCTACTGCCCAACCGAACCTGGAACATACATCATCAACATAAAATTCGCAGACCAACATGTGCCAG GAAGTCCATTTACAGTGAAGGTTCTGGGTGAGGGAAGAATGAAGGAGAGTATTACCAGAAAGAGGCAGGCGCCCTCTATCGCCACAGTGGGCAGCACTTGCGACCTAAACCTCAAGATTCCAG GTGAATCAGGTACACAGGAGATGACTGCACAGGTGACGAGTCCCAGCGGTAACACGGATGACGCTGAGATCGTAGAAGGAGAGGACAGTGCATATAGTGTGCGTTTTGTGCCTCAGGAGATGGGCCCCCACACCGTCAATGTCAAATACAGGGGCCAACATGTCCCTGGAAGCCCCTTTCAGTTCACCGTGGGGCCCCTGGGAGAGGGAGGGGCCCATAAGGTTCGGGCTGGTGGTACTGGACTGGACAGGGGTGTGGCTGGAGTTCCAG CTGAATTTAGTATCTGGACTCGTGAGGCCGGTGCTGGCGGTTTGTCCATAGCTGTTGAGGGGCCCAGCAAAGCAGAGATTTCTTTTGAGGACAGGAAGGACGGTTCCTGTGGAGTGGCTTATGTAGTACAGGAGCCTG gtGACTACGAGGTGTCAATCAAATTTAACGACGAACATATCCCAGACAGCCCTTTCATCGTTCCCATTGCATCACTGTCAGATGATGCCCGCCTACTTACCATCAGCAGCCTGCAG CAGGAGATGGGTCTGAAGGTGAATCAGGAGGCCTCGTTTGCTGTGCAGCTGAACGGAGCGAGAGGAGCGATTGATGCTAAGGTGCACACACCGTCTGGAGCAGTGGAGGAGTGTTACATCACTGAGCTAGACAATG ATAAACATGCCATACGGTTTATTCCACGGGAGAACGGCGTCCACTCCATTGATGTCCGTTTTAATGGGAGTCACATCCCAGGCAGTCCCTTCAAGATTCGTGTAGGGGAACCGGGCCAGGCGGGAGATCCAGGAATGGTGACTGCTTTCGGGCCTGGACTGGAGGGGGGAACTACAG GtgtaccctcagatttcattgtAAACACGTGTAACGCTGGGTCAGGAGCTCTGTCGGTTACCATTGATGGCCCATCGAAAGTGAAGATGGATTGTCAGGAGTGTCCAGAAGGATACAAGGTCACCTACACACCCATGGCTCCCGGCAGCTACCTCATCTCCATCAAATATGGAGGACCGCAGCATATCGTGGGCAGCCCCTTCAAAGCCAAAGTCTCCG GTGCACGTCTGTCTGGTGGACACTCTCTACACGAAACGTCATCGGTTCTGGTGGAAACGGTGACAAAATCATCCTCAGTGGCCGGATCTTTCTCTACCCTGCCAAAGTTCTCGTCCGATGCCAGTAAGGTGGTCTCCAGGGGGGCCGGACTCTCCAAAGCCTTCATTGGCCAGAAGAACACCTTCACGGTGGACTGCAGTAAAGCAG GGACAAACATGTTAATGGTAGGAGTGCACGGGCCAAAGACTCCCTGTGAGGAAGTGTACGTCAAACACATGGGCAACAGAATGTACAATGTCACATACACAGTGAAGGAGAAAGGAGACTACATCCTCATAGTCAAATGGGGTGAAGAAATGGTGCCCGGAAGCCCTTTCCACGTCACAGTGCCTTAA